One Camelina sativa cultivar DH55 chromosome 3, Cs, whole genome shotgun sequence genomic window carries:
- the LOC104778092 gene encoding IAA-amino acid hydrolase ILR1-like 4: MSFCKRVSFVLILLYLLNSCLISSSSNGLSQIPSKFLTLAQRNDFFDWMVGIRRRIHENPELGYEEVETSKLVRAELEKMGVAFKYPVAVTGVIGYVGTGQPPFVALRADMDALPMQEMVEWEHKSKVPGKMHACGHDAHTTMLLGAAKLLKEHEDELQGTVVLVFQPAEEGGGGAKKIVEAGVLENVSAIFGLHVTNQLVLGQVSSREGPLLAGSGFFKAKISGKGGHAALPQHSIDPILAASNVIVSLQHLVSREADPLDSQVVTVAKFEGGGAFNVIPDSVTIGGTFRAFSTKSFMQLKKRIEQVITRQASVHMCNATVDFIEEEKPFFPPTVNDKELHKFFKNVSGDMLGTENYVEMQPLMGSEDFSFYQEAIPGHFSFVGMQNKAHSPMASPHSPFFEVNEELLPYGASLHASMATRYLLELKASTLTQSYKKDEL, encoded by the exons ATGAGTTTCTGCAAaagggtttcttttgttttgatccTTCTTTACTTGCTTAATTCGTGTctgatttcatcttcttcgaaTGGGTTATCTCAAATCCCTTCAAAGTTTCTTACTTTAGCTCAAAGGAATGATTTTTTCGATTGGATGGTTGGAATCAGAAGGAGAATCCATGAGAACCCAGAATTAGGTTACGAGGAAGTAGAGACATCTAAGCTTGTTAGAGCAGAATTGGAGAAGATGGGTGTGGCTTTTAAGTACCCAGTTGCTGTAACTGGTGTTATTGGATACGTTGGAACTGGTCAACCCCCTTTTGTTGCTTTAAGAGCTGATATGGATGCTCTTCCTATGCAG GAAATGGTAGAATGGGAACATAAGAGTAAGGTTCCAGGAAAGATGCACGCTTGTGGACATGACGCCCACACTACAATGCTCCTCGGTGCTGCAAAATTGCTCAAAGAACACGAAGACGAGCTACAG GGCACAGTGGTTCTAGTTTTTCAACCGGCtgaggaaggaggaggaggtgcAAAGAAAATTGTGGAGGCTGGAGTACTGGAGAATGTGAGTGCAATCTTTGGATTGCATGTCACAAATCAATTGGTATTAGGTCAAGTGAGCTCAAGAGAGGGTCCATTGTTGGCTGGTAGCGGGTTTTTCAAAGCTAAGATAAGCGGGAAAGGAGGTCACGCAGCTCTTCCGCAGCACTCAATAGATCCCATATTGGCAGCTTCAAATGTTATTGTTAGCTTACAACACCTCGTGTCACGAGAGGCAGATCCTTTAGACTcacag GTGGTTACAGTTGCTAAATTTGAAGGTGGTGGTGCTTTTAATGTGATTCCAGACTCTGTTACTATCGGTGGTACATTCCGAGCCTTTTCAACTAAAAGCTTTATGCAACTGAAGAAAAGAATTGAGCAG GTAATCACAAGGCAAGCGAGCGTGCATATGTGTAATGCGACAGTGGATTTCATTGAAGAGGAGAAACCTTTTTTCCCACCGACTGTAAATGACAAAGAATTACACAAGTTTTTCAAGAATGTCTCAGGGGACATGTTAGGAACTGAGAATTATGTCGAGATGCAACCATTGATGGGATCAGAGGATTTCTCTTTCTACCAAGAGGCAATACCGGGACATTTTAGCTTCGTAGGAATGCAAAACAAAGCTCATTCACCAATGGCGAGCCCTCACTCGCCGTTTTTTGAAGTGAACGAAGAATTACTACCTTACGGTGCTTCCCTTCATGCTTCCATGGCCACAAGATACCTTCTTGAATTGAAAGCTTCAACTCTGACTCAGAGTTAcaaaaaagatgaactttga
- the LOC104778095 gene encoding IAA-amino acid hydrolase ILR1-like 5, translating to MFSAYFTIAQKSLWFTMSGCKLVSFVLILHLLNSFLISCSSNELSQIPKNLLSLAKRDEFFDWMVGIRRRLHENPELGYEEVETSKLVRAELKKMGVSNYKYPVAVTGVIGYVGTGQAPFVALRADMDALPMQEMVEWEHMSKVPGKMHACGHDAHTTMLLGAAKLLKEHEDELQGTVVLVFQPAEEGGAGAKKIVEAGVMDNVEAIFGLHVSNLLGLGQLSSREGLLMAGSGRFEAKISGKGGHAALPQFAIDPVLAASNVIQSLQQLVSREADPLDSQVVTVAKFEGSDAFNVIPDFVTIGGTFRALSPTSFAQIKQRIEQVITTQASVSMCNATVDFLEDVFPPFPPTVNNKDLHPFYKSIAVDMLGAENFVATQPVMVSEDFAFYQEAIPGHFSFVGMQNKNHPAMPNPHSPYFEVNEEVLPYGASLLASLATRYLLESSSSPNKSYMKDEL from the exons ATGTTTTCAGCTTACTTCACCATAGCGCAGAAATCTCTTTGGTTCACAATGAGTGGCTGCAAActggtttcttttgttttgatccTTCACTTACTCAATTCCTTTCTGATTTCATGTTCCTCCAATGAGTTATCTCAAATCCCAAAAAACTTGCTTAGTCTGGCTAAAAGAGATGAGTTTTTCGATTGGATGGTTGGAATCAGAAGGAGACTCCACGAGAACCCAGAATTAGGTTATGAGGAAGTAGAGACATCTAAGCTTGTTAGAGCAGAACTTAAAAAGATGGGTGTGTCTAATTATAAGTATCCAGTTGCTGTAACGGGTGTTATTGGATATGTCGGAACTGGTCAAGCCCCTTTTGTTGCTTTAAGGGCTGATATGGATGCACTTCCTATGCAG GAAATGGTAGAATGGGAACACATGAGTAAGGTTCCAGGGAAGATGCACGCTTGTGGACATGACGCTCACACTACAATGCTCCTCGGTGCTGCAAAATTGCTCAAAGAACACGAAGACGAGCTACAG GGTACTGTGGTTCTTGTTTTCCAACCAGCGGAGGAAGGAGGAGCGGGTGCAAAGAAAATCGTGGAGGCTGGAGTAATGGATAATGTGGAAGCAATCTTTGGATTACATGTTTCGAATCTATTAGGGTTAGGTCAACTGAGCTCAAGAGAGGGTCTATTGATGGCTGGTAGTGGACGTTTCGAAGCTAAGATAAGCGGGAAAGGAGGTCATGCAGCTCTTCCTCAATTCGCCATAGATCCAGTTTTGGCAGCTTCAAATGTTATTCAAAGCTTACAACAACTCGTTTCGCGAGAGGCAGATCCTTTAGACTCGcag GTGGTTACAGTTGCTAAATTTGAAGGCAGTGATGCCTTTAATGTCATTCCTGACTTTGTTACTATCGGTGGCACATTCCGAGCCCTTTCACCTACAAGTTTTGCGCAAATTAAGCAAAGAATTGAGCAG GTTATCACAACGCAAGCAAGCGTGAGCATGTGCAATGCAACAGTTGACTTTCTTGAAGATGTATTTCCTCCTTTCCCGCCGACTGTGAACAACAAAGATTTGCACCCTTTTTATAAGAGCATTGCAGTGGATATGCTAGGGGCTGAGAATTTTGTTGCGACACAACCCGTGATGGTATCAGAGGATTTCGCTTTCTACCAGGAAGCAATCCCGGGACATTTTAGCTTTGTTGGAATGCAGAACAAAAATCATCCAGCGATGCCGAACCCTCACTCTCCGTATTTTGAAGTTAATGAAGAAGTACTCCCTTATGGTGCTTCCCTTCTTGCTTCCTTGGCCACAAGATATCTTCTTGAGTCTTCTTCATCGCCAAATAAGAGTTACATGAAAGATGAACTTTGA
- the LOC104778093 gene encoding uncharacterized protein LOC104778093, with amino-acid sequence MKVMVTEMEEGVKDNGASTPKSRVTNQCRVLLSMRLLQILLLFLVLTLGISVVSIHMIKFLKIQHLDPVAPTTLISMYGRGTVTLDSFIRPPSNVWHTMNDSELLWRASMEPQRNGYPFKRVPKLAFMFLSKGPLPFAPLWERFFEGYEGLYSIYVHALPYYKSDFSRSSVFYRRYIPSQAVAWGEMSMGDAERRLLANALLDISNEWFILLSESCIPLRGFGFIYSYVSESRYSFMGAADEEGPDGRGRYRTEMEPEVKLSQWRKGSQWFEINRKLAVEIVQDTTYYPKFKEFCRPPCYVDEHYFPTMLSMKHRLSLANRTMTWTDWSRGGAHPATFGKADITESFLKKLPGAKSCLYNDQKSQICYLFARKFAPSALEPLLQLAPKILELGSNRSSTRRSWFLF; translated from the exons ATGAAAGTGATGGTAACGGAGATGGAGGAAGGGGTTAAAGACAATGGTGCATCAACCCCTAAATCGAGAGTCACAAACCAATGTAGAGTTCTTTTGTCGATGCGTCTGCTTCagattttgttattgtttcttgtGTTGACTCTTGGGATCTCAGTAGTTAGTATACACATGATCAAGTTCTTGAAGATTCAACATTTGGATCCTGTGGCTCCAACCACGTTGATCTCTATGTACGGTCGTGGGACTGTTACTTTAGATAGCTTTATTAGGCCTCCTTCCAATGTTTGGCACACGATGAATGACAGTGAATTGCTTTGGCGTGCTTCGATGGAGCCACAGAGAAATGGGTATCCGTTTAAAAGGGTTCCTAAATTGGCTTTCATGTTTCTCAGCAAAGGTCCTTTACCATTTGCTCCACTCTGGGAGAGGTTCTTTGAAGGATATGAGGGTCTTTACTCAATCTATGTTCATGCATTGCCTTATTACAAATCGGATTTTTCGAGGTCATCTGTGTTTTACAGAAGATATATCCCTAGTCAG GCTGTGGCATGGGGAGAGATGAGTATGGGGGACGCTGAAAGGAGGCTTTTGGCTAATGCTTTGCTCGATATCTCTAATGAATGGTTCATTCTGCTGTCTGAATCATGCATTCCTCTGCGCGGTTTCGGCTTTATCTATAGTTATGTCTCTGAATCAAGATATAGTTTCATGGGTGCTGCTGATGAGGAAGGACCTGATGGAAGAGGTAGATACCGGACTGAAATGGAACCAGAGGTCAAACTAAGCCAGTGGCGAAAAGGGTCTCAGTGGTTTGAAATTAACCGGAAACTCGCTGTTGAGATTGTTCAGGACACTACTTACTATCCCAAATTCAAAGAGTTTTGTAGACCTCCATGTTATGTTGATGAACATTACTTTCCCACAATGCTGTCTATGAAACATCGGCTTTCGTTGGCCAACCGGACAATGACATGGACAGATTGGTCACGTGGTGGTGCTCATCCAGCTACTTTTGGCAAGGCTGATATAACAGAAAGTTTTCTCAAGAAGCTTCCGGGAGCCAAGTCCTGCCTCTACAATGATCAGAAGTCTCAAATCTGTTATCTCTTTGCTAGAAAGTTTGCTCCAAGCGCATTGGAGCCCTTACTGCAACTTGCACCCAAGATTCTTGAGTTGGGTTCTAACAGATCTTCCACTCGTCGCTcgtggtttttgttttga
- the LOC104778094 gene encoding uncharacterized protein LOC104778094 yields MMASSSTSDSTTVPETTNLQRKSNDVGWEFGMLVNPKNLDKMKCKLCGKEFSGGIHRLKQHVARIQGNVAPCPKSKKEDQEKCKLAILEAKNKKKRVRMADLETRKTVNIDENQEGDEEVIEVEGMGANKSARMLGPIDIFTSSINPETPKGPILTQQQQHIKNVIAKDRLHVVHQYVVRWVYSHGIPFNAIANDDFKRMLEAAGQFGPGVTPPSQYQLREPLLKEEVDRVKGFDERTRR; encoded by the coding sequence ATGATGGCTTCGTCATCAACATCAGATTCTACTACAGTTCCTGAGACTACAAATTTGCAGAGAAAATCAAATGATGTTGGCTGGGAGTTTGGAATGTTGGTAAATCCCAAAAATTTGGACAAAATGAAATGCAAATTATGTGGAAAGGAGTTTTCTGGAGGAATACATAGATTGAAGCAACATGTTGCTAGAATACAAGGGAATGTTGCACCTTgcccaaaatctaaaaaagaagACCAGGAAAAGTGCAAGTTAGCAATTCTAGAagcaaaaaataagaagaaaagagttcGAATGGCAGATCTGGAAACTAGAAAGACGGTAAATATTGATGAAAACCAAGAGGGGGATGAAGAAGTTATTGAGGTAGAAGGGATGGGAGCAAACAAAAGTGCTCGCATGCTTGGTCCTATAGATATATTTACTTCAAGCATCAATCCTGAAACTCCTAAAGGTCCAATAttgacacaacaacaacaacatatcaaGAATGTTATTGCAAAGGATAGATTACATGTGGTGCATCAATATGTTGTTAGATGGGTGTATTCTCATGGCATTCCTTTTAATGCTATTGCAAATGATGATTTTAAGAGAATGCTTGAGGCTGCTGGACAATTTGGACCAGGTGTTACTCCACCTAGTCAATATCAGTTGAGGGAGCCTTTGTTAAAGGAAGAGGTTGATCGAGTGAAAGGGTTTGatgaaagaacaagaagatga
- the LOC104778091 gene encoding proline-rich receptor-like protein kinase PERK15, with protein MTRVVACAAASVRHAAKRRPTMTQIVRAFEGNISLADITEGVASEDSTGYSLDGSSDYCSTQYREDLKKFKKMALESQTYGSSGLTSENGQDLEPSSSSSINEG; from the exons ATGACGAGAGTGGTTGCTTGCGCTGCTGCTAGCGTCCGCCATGCAGCGAAACGCCGTCCAACAATGACCCAG ATTGTTCGAGCATTTGAAGGCAACATTTCTCTAGCTGACATAACCGAAGGAGTTGCTTCAGAAGACAGCACTGGTTACAGCTTAGACGGGAGCTCGGATTACTGCTCAACACAATACAGAGAGGATTTGAAGAAATTCAAGAAAATGGCACTTGAAAGCCAGACATATGGTAGCAGCGGTTTGACGAGCGAAAATGGTCAGGACTTAGAACCATCAAGCTCCTCTAGCATCAACGAAGGATGA
- the LOC104779307 gene encoding proline-rich receptor-like protein kinase PERK15: protein MTRVVACAAASVRHAAKRRPTMSQIVRAFEGNISLADITEGVASEDSTGYSLDGSSDYCSTQYREDLKKFKKMALESQTYGSSGLTSENGQDLEPSSSSSINEG, encoded by the exons ATGACGAGAGTGGTTGCTTGCGCTGCTGCTAGCGTCCGCCATGCAGCGAAACGCCGTCCAACAATGAGCCAG ATTGTTCGAGCATTTGAAGGCAACATTTCTCTAGCTGACATAACCGAAGGAGTTGCTTCAGAAGACAGCACTGGTTACAGCTTAGACGGGAGCTCGGATTACTGCTCAACACAATACAGAGAGGATTTGAAGAAATTCAAGAAAATGGCACTTGAAAGCCAGACATATGGTAGCAGCGGTTTGACGAGCGAAAATGGTCAGGACTTAGAACCATCAAGCTCCTCTAGCATCAACGAAGGATGA